From Micromonospora nigra, one genomic window encodes:
- the miaA gene encoding tRNA (adenosine(37)-N6)-dimethylallyltransferase MiaA, which yields MAGAGRRGPRGGWRLARRVAAPHGALRRRLPRGLLGAGVTGPTGAAVGGPPTVVAVVGPTAAGKSALSIALAHALHGEVVNADSMQLYRGMDIGTAKLTPAERGAVPHHLLDIWAVTEPASVAQYQRLARAAIDDILRRGRVPLLVGGSGLYVRAVLERFEFPGTDPAVRERLERELADAGPAPLYARLRAADPDAAAGILPGNGRRIVRALEVIELTGAPFTASLPEPAPHYPAVQIGVDLDTALLDERIALRVDRMWADGLVAETRELVGQGLPEGRTASRALGYQQVLRFLAGELTEAQAHDETVRATRRFVRRQRSWFRRDPRIHWFDAASPTLVTDALKVAEAATR from the coding sequence CTGGCAGGTGCTGGCCGGCGCGGTCCGCGCGGTGGGTGGCGACTGGCGCGGCGAGTTGCTGCACCACACGGCGCCCTACGGCGTCGCCTACCTCGTGGCCTGCTGGGAGCCGGCGTGACCGGCCCCACCGGGGCAGCCGTCGGGGGGCCGCCCACGGTCGTCGCCGTCGTCGGGCCGACCGCCGCCGGCAAGTCGGCCCTGAGCATCGCCCTGGCGCACGCCCTGCACGGCGAGGTGGTCAACGCCGACTCGATGCAGCTCTACCGGGGCATGGACATCGGCACCGCCAAGCTCACCCCCGCCGAGCGCGGGGCCGTGCCCCACCATCTGCTCGACATCTGGGCGGTCACCGAGCCCGCCAGCGTCGCGCAGTACCAGCGGCTGGCCCGTGCGGCCATCGACGACATCCTGCGTCGCGGGCGGGTGCCGCTGCTCGTCGGCGGCTCCGGTCTGTACGTGCGGGCCGTGCTGGAGCGGTTCGAGTTTCCGGGCACCGACCCGGCCGTCCGCGAACGGCTGGAGCGCGAGCTGGCCGACGCCGGGCCGGCCCCGCTGTACGCCCGGCTGCGGGCTGCCGACCCGGACGCGGCGGCCGGCATCCTGCCGGGCAACGGCCGGCGGATCGTCCGGGCGTTGGAGGTCATCGAGCTGACCGGGGCGCCGTTCACGGCGTCGCTGCCCGAGCCCGCGCCGCACTACCCGGCGGTGCAGATCGGCGTCGACCTGGACACCGCGCTGCTCGACGAGCGGATCGCGCTGCGCGTCGACCGGATGTGGGCCGACGGCCTGGTCGCCGAGACCCGCGAGCTGGTCGGGCAGGGCCTGCCAGAGGGGCGTACCGCCAGCCGGGCCCTCGGGTACCAGCAGGTCCTGCGGTTCCTCGCCGGCGAGCTGACCGAGGCGCAGGCACACGACGAGACCGTCCGGGCCACCCGCCGCTTCGTCCGCCGGCAACGTTCCTGGTTCCGCCGCGACCCGCGGATCCACTGGTTCGACGCGGCCTCACCCACCCTGGTGACCGATGCCCTGAAGGTGGCTGAGGCCGCTACGCGATGA
- a CDS encoding DUF349 domain-containing protein yields MSDWTAFGRVDADGTVYVKTAEGERVVGSWQAGAPEEGLAHFARRYADLVTEVNLTEARLNSGAADAGHSLTTIRRIRASLAEAHVVGDLDALAARLDKLAIVAEEKAGQAKAAKEAARTEALARKTALVEEAETLAAESTGWKTAGDRLKEILDEWKTIRGVDKKTDGELWKRFAAARDGFTRRRGAHFASLDAQRKQAQTVKEELVAEAEKLKDSTDWAITANQLKELMNQWKAAPRASKEAEQKLWERFRAAQDEFFTRRSEVFSARDNEQRANLERKQALLAEAEALDVDADPKGSQAKLREIQAQWHEAGRVPREAATGLERRLRAVDEKVREVMDSAWRRTSKEDNPLLAQMRTQVAEAEERLSRAQAAGDARRVKEAERALESKRQFLQLAEQAG; encoded by the coding sequence ATGAGCGACTGGACTGCCTTCGGACGGGTGGACGCGGACGGCACCGTGTACGTGAAGACCGCCGAGGGCGAGCGGGTGGTCGGATCCTGGCAGGCGGGAGCGCCGGAGGAGGGCCTGGCACACTTCGCCCGCCGCTACGCCGACCTGGTGACCGAGGTGAATCTCACCGAGGCCCGGCTCAACTCGGGTGCGGCGGATGCCGGCCACTCCCTGACCACGATCCGCCGGATCCGCGCCTCGCTGGCCGAGGCGCACGTCGTCGGCGATCTCGACGCACTCGCCGCCCGGCTGGACAAGCTCGCCATCGTGGCGGAGGAGAAGGCCGGACAGGCGAAGGCCGCGAAGGAGGCCGCCCGCACGGAGGCGCTCGCACGCAAGACCGCCCTGGTCGAGGAGGCGGAGACGCTCGCTGCCGAGTCCACCGGCTGGAAGACCGCCGGGGACCGGCTCAAGGAGATCCTCGACGAGTGGAAGACCATCCGGGGGGTCGACAAGAAGACCGACGGTGAGCTGTGGAAGCGGTTCGCCGCCGCCCGGGACGGGTTCACCCGCCGCCGGGGTGCCCACTTCGCCTCCCTGGACGCGCAGCGCAAGCAGGCCCAGACGGTCAAGGAGGAGTTGGTCGCCGAGGCCGAGAAGCTGAAGGACTCGACCGACTGGGCGATCACCGCCAATCAGCTCAAGGAGCTGATGAACCAGTGGAAGGCCGCGCCGCGCGCCTCCAAGGAGGCGGAGCAGAAGCTCTGGGAACGGTTCCGGGCCGCGCAGGACGAGTTCTTCACCCGGCGCAGCGAGGTCTTCTCCGCGCGGGACAACGAGCAGCGCGCCAACCTGGAGCGCAAGCAGGCCCTGCTGGCCGAGGCCGAGGCGCTGGACGTCGACGCCGACCCGAAGGGCTCCCAGGCCAAGCTGCGCGAGATCCAGGCGCAGTGGCACGAGGCCGGTCGGGTGCCCCGGGAGGCCGCCACGGGACTGGAGCGCCGGCTGCGCGCCGTCGACGAGAAGGTCCGTGAGGTCATGGACTCGGCGTGGCGGCGCACCAGCAAGGAGGACAACCCCCTGCTGGCCCAGATGCGGACCCAGGTCGCGGAGGCCGAGGAGCGCCTGAGCCGGGCCCAGGCCGCCGGCGACGCACGGCGGGTCAAGGAGGCCGAGCGGGCCCTGGAGTCCAAGCGGCAGTTCCTCCAGCTCGCCGAGCAGGCCGGCTGA